A window of Calditrichia bacterium contains these coding sequences:
- a CDS encoding (Fe-S)-binding protein gives MIPTATVFSKIIFAIILLSAAGAFVYFMRMRFLVLKAATPINRFDRPMERLKGVLVYWLGQRRILDPKHIGAGLMHALVFWGFLAVSINSVHLIFRAFFHDFHLPFFGPDGIFGAPYIFLRDAFEVVVLFMVVFLVFRRLVLRPQRITQSLDALFILSMIFTLMFTDFLINGSLVAAGEPTGEAFSFMAAFTANLLNSMNLSPNGLAILHSVSWWLHMVVLLFFLAYLPISKHFHVITSAFNVYFRNLEPSTLPHMDLEADDIERFGVSQIEQFDWKDILDVYTCTECGRCQAACPAYATEKPLSPKVVNEHMRDHLYEKTPWILSMASQLNGGNGATETAEYAGSALVGEVIKDETIWSCTTCKACEEACPLFIDFIDRFVEMRRHMVLEESRFPAELTSIFKNLENSGNPWGMAPDDREEWAEGLNVPTMRDAEGDVEYLVFVGCAGAFDQKAQKTLQSMVKIFNTAGVNYAILGKEETCTGDPARRVGNEYLYQMLAAQNVETLNAHSFKKVVTSCPHCFNTLANEYPQIGGNYEVIHHTELISELIKQGKLQLTNSNSQTITYHDSCYLGRHNGVYDAPREILSAIPGVKLEEMPRSRNKGFCCGAGGGRMWLEEDKPRVNQNRVDEAATETNAKMIASACPFCSIMLHDGINETNRSEQLDTKDIAILVAESLDGNGSANKKN, from the coding sequence ATGATCCCAACTGCGACTGTTTTTTCCAAAATAATATTCGCGATAATTCTGCTGTCCGCCGCCGGTGCGTTTGTTTATTTCATGCGGATGCGTTTTTTGGTACTCAAAGCGGCAACGCCGATCAACCGTTTTGATCGCCCGATGGAACGCCTGAAAGGCGTTTTGGTGTATTGGCTCGGTCAACGGCGGATTCTCGATCCCAAACATATCGGCGCCGGATTGATGCACGCACTCGTTTTTTGGGGATTTTTGGCCGTTTCGATTAACAGTGTCCATTTGATTTTTCGGGCATTTTTCCACGATTTTCACCTGCCTTTTTTTGGACCCGACGGCATTTTTGGCGCTCCGTATATTTTTCTGCGAGATGCTTTTGAAGTTGTGGTGCTTTTCATGGTTGTATTTTTGGTGTTTCGCCGGCTGGTGTTGCGTCCCCAACGAATCACACAATCGCTGGATGCGCTATTTATTTTATCGATGATTTTTACGTTGATGTTCACCGATTTTCTCATCAACGGATCGCTGGTTGCCGCCGGTGAACCGACTGGCGAAGCATTTTCTTTTATGGCAGCGTTCACCGCCAACTTATTGAATTCAATGAATTTATCGCCAAATGGATTGGCGATTCTACACAGCGTTTCGTGGTGGTTGCACATGGTTGTGCTGCTTTTTTTCCTCGCATATTTGCCCATTTCCAAACATTTTCATGTGATCACCTCTGCTTTCAACGTGTATTTCCGGAATCTGGAACCGAGCACTTTGCCGCATATGGATTTGGAAGCTGACGACATCGAGCGGTTCGGCGTATCGCAAATCGAGCAGTTCGACTGGAAAGATATTTTGGACGTTTACACCTGCACGGAGTGCGGACGTTGCCAGGCAGCATGCCCGGCGTACGCAACCGAAAAACCGCTCTCGCCAAAGGTGGTTAATGAACATATGCGCGATCATTTGTATGAAAAAACGCCCTGGATTCTTTCGATGGCCAGCCAGTTAAACGGCGGCAACGGCGCAACGGAAACGGCTGAATACGCCGGTTCCGCACTCGTTGGAGAAGTGATCAAAGACGAAACGATCTGGTCCTGCACCACCTGTAAAGCTTGCGAAGAGGCCTGCCCGCTGTTCATCGATTTTATCGATAGATTTGTGGAAATGCGCCGACACATGGTTTTGGAAGAAAGCCGTTTTCCTGCAGAATTAACGAGCATTTTCAAAAATCTGGAGAACAGCGGCAATCCGTGGGGAATGGCACCGGACGACCGTGAAGAATGGGCGGAAGGGCTGAATGTGCCCACCATGCGCGATGCTGAGGGCGATGTTGAATACCTCGTTTTTGTGGGCTGCGCCGGTGCGTTCGATCAAAAAGCGCAAAAAACGCTGCAATCGATGGTCAAGATTTTTAACACTGCGGGCGTCAATTACGCGATTTTGGGGAAAGAAGAAACCTGCACCGGAGACCCGGCACGGCGAGTCGGCAACGAATATTTGTATCAAATGCTGGCTGCCCAAAATGTGGAAACGCTCAATGCCCACAGTTTCAAAAAAGTGGTTACCAGTTGCCCGCATTGTTTCAATACGCTGGCGAATGAATATCCGCAAATCGGTGGAAATTATGAAGTTATCCATCACACCGAGTTAATCAGCGAGCTGATAAAACAGGGCAAATTACAACTCACCAACAGCAACAGCCAAACGATTACCTATCACGATTCCTGTTATTTGGGTCGCCATAATGGCGTTTACGATGCACCGCGCGAAATTCTCAGCGCGATTCCCGGTGTAAAATTGGAAGAAATGCCGCGTTCACGCAACAAAGGATTTTGCTGTGGCGCCGGCGGCGGAAGAATGTGGCTGGAAGAGGACAAACCGCGCGTCAACCAAAATCGGGTGGACGAAGCTGCAACGGAAACCAACGCAAAAATGATTGCATCGGCGTGCCCGTTCTGCTCCATTATGTTGCACGATGGCATCAACGAAACCAATCGCAGTGAGCAGCTGGATACAAAAGATATCGCCATTTTGGTTGCGGAATCGCTGGATGGAAATGGGTCGGCAAACAAAAAAAACTAA
- a CDS encoding TolC family protein, translating into MLKYSRHLLLLMLVFTTVVGAQSTILSRYVEEGIDNNLGLLKETLALEQKQSAVRQARGLYLPDVTFHANYTWADGGRSIDFPVGDLFNPIYSTLNGLTGSANFPTNLENQEIQLLPDDFHETKLQIIQPIFNSDIYFNYRAQRDLVDVQAAQREAFISELTKEIKSGYFQYLQSEAVLKIFDQTMVVLKELRRVNTRLVEAQKATKDVISTSDFEISELEQKIAVAQKNRNLAKAYFNFLLNRELESVIESDSSIAASANQTALADAKALALQQRPELRQILSAQNAAGKLRKMNQASFLPKIFAAGEAGYQGYQYKFNDSQDYWLVRVGLEWNLFNGFQTTSKIQQSKIEEKRLKTQSDELEKQIQLQVIEGFYGVQAAQAAVQSAQNGERAASESFRIIKRKYEEGQALLVEFLDARNKLTNAQLSLAIARYDLLIQQASFERAIGN; encoded by the coding sequence ATGCTAAAATACAGTCGTCATTTACTCCTGTTGATGCTCGTTTTTACGACGGTGGTTGGTGCTCAATCGACAATTTTATCGCGATATGTGGAAGAGGGCATCGATAATAATCTCGGTTTGCTAAAAGAAACGCTGGCGTTAGAGCAGAAACAATCGGCTGTTCGGCAGGCGCGCGGATTGTATCTGCCGGATGTTACGTTTCATGCCAATTACACATGGGCAGACGGCGGACGTTCCATCGATTTTCCGGTGGGCGATTTGTTCAACCCGATTTACAGCACGCTGAACGGTTTGACAGGCAGCGCCAATTTCCCGACCAATCTGGAAAATCAGGAAATCCAGCTGTTGCCGGACGATTTTCACGAAACAAAATTGCAGATTATCCAGCCGATTTTTAACTCAGATATTTATTTCAATTATCGCGCCCAGCGGGATTTAGTGGATGTTCAGGCTGCCCAACGCGAAGCGTTTATCTCCGAACTCACCAAAGAGATAAAAAGCGGCTATTTTCAATATTTACAATCAGAAGCAGTGCTTAAAATTTTCGATCAGACAATGGTTGTGCTGAAAGAATTGCGGCGCGTGAACACCCGTTTGGTGGAAGCGCAAAAAGCCACGAAAGATGTTATCAGCACATCGGATTTCGAAATCAGCGAACTGGAACAAAAGATTGCAGTTGCGCAAAAAAATCGCAACCTCGCGAAAGCGTATTTCAATTTTTTGCTAAACCGCGAACTGGAATCCGTCATCGAATCGGATAGCTCAATCGCCGCATCTGCCAACCAAACCGCGCTGGCGGACGCCAAAGCACTGGCTTTGCAGCAGCGTCCGGAGCTTCGCCAAATTTTATCCGCCCAAAATGCCGCCGGAAAATTGCGCAAAATGAATCAGGCCAGTTTTCTACCTAAAATTTTTGCCGCCGGAGAAGCCGGATATCAGGGTTACCAATACAAATTTAACGATTCGCAGGATTACTGGCTGGTGCGCGTTGGGCTGGAGTGGAATTTGTTTAACGGATTTCAGACGACATCCAAAATTCAGCAGTCAAAAATTGAGGAAAAGCGCCTCAAAACCCAATCGGATGAATTGGAAAAACAAATTCAACTGCAGGTGATTGAGGGATTTTATGGTGTGCAGGCTGCGCAGGCGGCGGTTCAGTCCGCTCAAAATGGCGAACGCGCAGCGAGCGAAAGCTTCCGAATTATCAAACGGAAATATGAAGAAGGTCAGGCATTGCTGGTCGAGTTTTTGGATGCGCGGAACAAACTGACCAACGCGCAGCTATCGCTGGCAATTGCCCGATACGATCTGCTGATTCAACAGGCAAGTTTCGAGCGTGCCATTGGCAATTAA
- a CDS encoding tetratricopeptide repeat protein yields the protein MESTPQIVDPVKMAEHIAKGLTANIENPITDAVLEPIRNQLKNAFASLGTGIRKGLQNENLRRLANQGWRVSADLMRFAFSKAIESIQSEIKSRVSPEQKAVIIIDDFEQMSKHTGIEFQKWFWDTFLADLSGCCPKLRVVLSSAQRPRFPVGFNFIEYNIGMFSGPETLEMFQNAGLPDREMASWVYKLTRGHPLFMNMLIDLVKQKAVEIEEIETAVNQDVKPGQWVCGLFFDRLPESHQAVAKNVSLFRRFDLQMLNKVFAILESPVEESVLNEITGTAVIGSDGDKYQTHEIIRKFIHNLSYQENREHAQSLYRAIQVYFYPEENATILLDQEDLLERFYYQFVSNPSAAYYSWKHHLQQRLKKWKPGYVYQLLHIARRFLPDSDKNVLALLETVAGKFYYTQLQIADCQLSLKKALTLNRHMDMRSEEARLLLMLGDAFLAVKEVESALEHYNWAMALYKSMKDRLGEAEALRAIASAYSDIQKYTSAEDFFTKAAGLYHSMHNSSGEALALGELADLYRKSRQYDKAQDQLKKALDALQKNDDLSTEAIILKVKGEVSYLQGNYDDAIRCFDAAMKNFHIEGDHLGTVETLHKGGNILYAKKDFDQAEVIYDQVLGIYESYHHPLGMAWALKDIGDIKFAEKQYSEATDFYLRAQKIFLEMKDLSGEALTQQALGIVNAFYGRWEKAIKHYEKALKLHQILKNRPQEAIVLKLLGIANRRQYHIDHALKHFRRASSIFNGLGEVRHMLEVLIGIGEIYNYRKEVASAVEQYQRALVLAKSIGDESEQAHIHMALGVAWQTQRDPEAAIEHFNSAIVIFQKQHNKAKEAEAIKAIGDAYQSVRRMDAALSMYERAVNLFKIMKDEKGEGETRLGIGNIHKSDGKFDEATASFEQSLTCFRNTEEWQGEAEALLQIGEVELLRQRFDESESRLNAALEIWGKTQEIPGQGRVMKALGDLHTAQFEFDMAQANYQAAVDLFHKSGFRPGLPAALKALGDATARKERDLSLEFYGRALPLSRSLDETVLEMEILLAMGEIYRQRKEYESAREHLDRAFGVSRMLNDQKAEADIMMVLGQVFLGMREVDSAIGQFNKAVLYFQKNNLKTREAVALRLMGDAYRTIRKFDSAQSMYDKAMSLSQIMKDREVEAQTCNAKGEIFVLQHQYDKAVQYFDKAIDIFCETENYLGCAESFIEKGNLFLKRQQMEAAQDIFQKALESSQKVNNPGLQARTFKSIGDVFLEIDELGEARMHFEAALKLFRTANDRQGQGRTLKGIGDVFAKEDEFQPAMENYSRSLSLSRTNHDLENEAHTLRAIARLNQRRKNFETAINNYQNAVSIFRQIVDKIEEAATLETLGKVNIQQADMSSARRQYQRVLEIYLYLNNSEKVAESYNQLAFINYQRGYNPEALEAYNAALNGFSAVGNEVGQAKALVGTGNVLSEMERLDEAEKYYLQAVQLYEKLGDTIGIADCQLALGKLYYKKQKYDSAREAYQKALSGHQKAGDQEKVAKDLLYVSNVLQALKQGEAAIQMIELSLQIHIEQKLPGVKSVTKKLLRMRNITGNKNAKAFLQELTDRWVNRQD from the coding sequence TTGGAATCGACGCCGCAAATTGTCGATCCGGTTAAAATGGCGGAGCACATCGCAAAAGGGCTGACAGCCAACATTGAAAATCCCATTACGGATGCGGTTCTGGAACCGATTCGCAATCAGCTCAAAAATGCTTTTGCATCGTTAGGAACGGGCATTCGCAAAGGGTTGCAAAATGAGAATCTTCGCCGGTTAGCGAATCAGGGCTGGCGCGTTTCTGCAGATCTGATGCGGTTCGCATTCAGCAAAGCGATTGAGTCGATCCAATCCGAAATCAAGTCGCGCGTTTCACCGGAGCAAAAAGCGGTCATCATCATCGATGATTTTGAGCAGATGTCCAAACACACCGGTATCGAATTTCAGAAATGGTTTTGGGACACATTTTTGGCGGATCTTTCCGGTTGCTGCCCAAAACTTCGGGTGGTGTTGTCGAGCGCACAGCGTCCGCGTTTTCCGGTGGGATTCAATTTTATCGAATACAATATCGGGATGTTTTCCGGTCCGGAAACGTTGGAGATGTTTCAAAATGCCGGTTTACCCGATCGCGAAATGGCATCGTGGGTGTATAAACTAACCCGCGGCCATCCGTTGTTTATGAACATGCTCATCGACCTCGTCAAACAAAAAGCGGTTGAAATTGAAGAGATCGAAACGGCTGTTAATCAGGATGTAAAACCGGGTCAATGGGTTTGCGGATTGTTTTTCGATCGGTTGCCCGAAAGCCACCAGGCTGTTGCAAAAAACGTCAGTTTATTTCGCAGATTCGATTTGCAAATGCTGAACAAGGTTTTTGCGATTCTGGAATCGCCGGTGGAAGAATCTGTGTTGAATGAAATTACCGGCACAGCGGTGATCGGCTCGGACGGCGATAAATATCAAACCCACGAAATTATCCGCAAATTTATTCACAACCTTTCGTATCAGGAAAATCGCGAACATGCGCAATCGCTTTACCGGGCAATCCAGGTGTATTTTTATCCGGAAGAAAACGCGACTATTTTATTGGATCAGGAAGATTTACTGGAACGATTTTATTACCAATTTGTCTCCAATCCTTCCGCTGCATATTATTCGTGGAAACACCATTTGCAGCAACGGCTGAAGAAGTGGAAACCCGGCTATGTTTACCAATTGCTTCATATCGCCCGGCGGTTTTTACCGGATTCCGATAAAAACGTGCTGGCTTTGCTGGAAACCGTTGCCGGAAAATTTTATTATACTCAATTGCAAATTGCCGATTGCCAACTCAGTTTGAAAAAGGCGCTTACGTTGAACCGGCATATGGATATGCGCAGCGAAGAAGCCCGATTGCTGCTGATGCTGGGCGATGCGTTTTTGGCGGTAAAAGAAGTGGAATCGGCGTTGGAGCATTACAACTGGGCAATGGCGCTGTATAAATCCATGAAAGACAGATTGGGTGAAGCCGAAGCGCTCCGGGCAATTGCCTCCGCATATTCAGACATCCAGAAATACACATCTGCCGAGGATTTTTTTACCAAAGCAGCCGGTTTGTATCATTCGATGCACAATTCCAGCGGCGAAGCGCTGGCGTTGGGCGAATTGGCGGATCTGTATCGCAAATCGCGTCAATACGATAAAGCGCAAGATCAGTTGAAAAAAGCCCTCGACGCTCTCCAAAAAAATGATGACCTCAGCACGGAAGCAATCATCCTCAAAGTTAAGGGCGAAGTTAGTTATCTGCAGGGTAATTATGATGACGCGATCCGCTGTTTCGATGCCGCGATGAAGAATTTCCACATCGAAGGCGATCATCTGGGAACGGTGGAAACCCTGCACAAAGGCGGCAACATTCTATACGCCAAAAAAGATTTTGATCAGGCTGAAGTTATTTATGATCAGGTGTTGGGTATTTATGAATCGTATCACCACCCGTTGGGAATGGCGTGGGCGCTGAAAGATATCGGCGATATCAAGTTCGCTGAAAAGCAATATTCGGAAGCGACGGATTTTTATTTGCGCGCTCAAAAAATTTTCCTTGAAATGAAGGATTTATCGGGTGAAGCGCTAACCCAGCAAGCGCTGGGCATTGTGAACGCATTTTACGGTCGTTGGGAAAAAGCGATCAAACATTACGAAAAAGCGCTGAAATTGCACCAGATTTTGAAAAACCGTCCGCAGGAAGCCATCGTGCTGAAGCTGTTGGGGATTGCCAATCGACGCCAGTATCATATCGATCACGCGCTGAAACATTTTCGCCGTGCGTCCAGTATTTTCAACGGTTTAGGTGAAGTTCGACACATGCTGGAAGTGCTCATCGGGATTGGTGAAATTTACAATTATCGCAAAGAAGTTGCATCTGCTGTGGAGCAATATCAGCGGGCGTTGGTGTTGGCAAAAAGCATTGGCGACGAAAGCGAACAGGCGCATATTCACATGGCGCTGGGCGTAGCCTGGCAAACCCAACGCGATCCCGAAGCGGCAATTGAACATTTCAATAGCGCGATCGTCATTTTCCAAAAACAGCACAACAAAGCCAAAGAAGCAGAGGCGATAAAAGCCATTGGCGATGCCTACCAAAGCGTTCGCCGAATGGACGCGGCGTTGAGCATGTACGAACGCGCCGTAAATCTATTCAAAATTATGAAAGATGAAAAAGGGGAAGGGGAGACGCGGCTTGGCATCGGTAACATTCACAAATCGGACGGCAAATTTGATGAGGCTACCGCCAGTTTCGAACAGTCGCTGACCTGTTTCCGGAATACAGAAGAATGGCAGGGTGAGGCAGAAGCGTTGTTGCAAATCGGCGAAGTGGAGCTGCTCCGGCAACGGTTTGATGAATCTGAATCCCGGTTGAATGCGGCATTGGAAATTTGGGGAAAAACACAGGAAATTCCCGGTCAGGGACGGGTGATGAAGGCACTCGGCGATCTGCACACGGCACAATTCGAATTTGATATGGCGCAGGCAAATTATCAGGCGGCGGTGGATTTATTCCACAAATCCGGGTTTCGTCCGGGACTTCCGGCGGCACTCAAGGCGCTCGGCGATGCAACAGCCCGGAAAGAGCGCGACCTCAGCCTGGAATTTTACGGGCGGGCCCTGCCGCTTTCCCGATCGCTGGATGAAACGGTTCTGGAAATGGAAATATTGCTGGCGATGGGTGAAATTTATCGGCAGCGAAAAGAATACGAATCGGCGAGAGAACATCTGGATCGCGCGTTTGGCGTATCGCGGATGCTCAACGATCAAAAAGCCGAAGCGGATATTATGATGGTGCTCGGTCAGGTTTTTTTGGGTATGCGGGAAGTGGACAGCGCCATCGGTCAATTTAACAAAGCCGTTTTGTATTTCCAGAAAAATAATTTGAAGACCCGCGAAGCTGTAGCATTGCGTTTGATGGGCGATGCGTATCGCACGATCAGAAAATTCGACAGCGCCCAAAGTATGTACGACAAAGCCATGTCCCTTAGCCAAATTATGAAAGATCGCGAGGTGGAAGCGCAAACCTGCAACGCCAAAGGCGAAATTTTTGTGCTGCAACATCAGTATGATAAAGCTGTCCAATATTTCGATAAAGCGATAGACATTTTCTGTGAAACCGAAAATTATCTTGGCTGTGCCGAATCGTTCATCGAAAAAGGCAACCTGTTTTTGAAGCGACAACAGATGGAAGCTGCACAGGATATATTTCAGAAGGCGCTGGAAAGTTCGCAAAAAGTGAACAATCCGGGGTTGCAGGCGCGTACTTTCAAATCGATCGGCGATGTATTTTTGGAAATCGATGAACTTGGCGAAGCCAGAATGCACTTCGAAGCAGCGCTAAAATTATTTCGTACCGCAAACGACCGCCAGGGGCAGGGCAGAACGCTAAAAGGTATCGGGGATGTATTCGCAAAAGAGGATGAATTTCAACCTGCGATGGAAAATTACAGCCGGTCGTTAAGCCTTTCCCGAACCAACCACGATTTGGAAAATGAGGCGCACACGCTCCGCGCGATCGCCCGGCTTAACCAACGCCGCAAAAATTTTGAAACTGCGATCAATAATTATCAAAATGCCGTTTCCATTTTCCGGCAAATAGTAGACAAAATCGAAGAAGCCGCAACGTTGGAAACGTTGGGTAAAGTTAATATTCAGCAAGCAGATATGTCTTCTGCACGCCGGCAATATCAACGTGTTTTGGAGATTTATCTTTATTTGAATAATTCGGAAAAAGTAGCTGAGAGCTATAACCAACTGGCGTTTATCAACTATCAAAGGGGTTATAATCCTGAGGCACTTGAAGCATACAATGCAGCTTTAAATGGGTTTTCAGCGGTCGGAAATGAGGTAGGCCAGGCAAAAGCACTTGTGGGTACCGGCAATGTTTTGTCTGAAATGGAACGGTTGGATGAAGCAGAAAAATATTATCTGCAAGCTGTCCAATTGTATGAAAAATTAGGCGACACCATCGGCATTGCCGATTGCCAACTGGCGCTCGGCAAATTGTATTACAAAAAGCAAAAATACGATTCCGCGCGAGAGGCTTACCAAAAAGCGCTCAGCGGACATCAAAAAGCGGGTGATCAGGAAAAAGTAGCGAAAGATTTGTTGTATGTTTCGAACGTTTTGCAGGCTTTAAAACAAGGTGAAGCGGCAATCCAGATGATTGAATTGTCGCTCCAGATTCATATCGAACAAAAATTGCCGGGTGTAAAAAGCGTGACCAAAAAGCTGTTGCGTATGCGAAACATCACCGGCAATAAAAATGCGAAAGCGTTTTTGCAAGAACTCACCGACCGTTGGGTGAATCGGCAGGATTAG
- a CDS encoding TetR/AcrR family transcriptional regulator — protein sequence MGIAERREREKEQRRQSILDAAEELFFGKGIEHTTMDDVAEAAEVSKGTLYLYFKNREDIYHGIYLRGLDVLKSYFEEALRQEGDGLCLVREIGKAYYRFSQTHSNYFHAMNEMDPGKIEHTDVESNGFKCHLLAEDVKKLVAKAVEIGIEDGSIRAEVNPKLMAYVLWGQTSGVIKLINNLGEHMRTLHHIEPELMINVLFDQIYHGLRTDK from the coding sequence ATGGGAATTGCAGAAAGAAGAGAACGGGAAAAGGAGCAGCGCCGCCAAAGTATTTTGGACGCAGCGGAAGAATTATTTTTCGGAAAGGGCATCGAGCACACCACAATGGACGATGTTGCGGAAGCAGCGGAAGTCAGCAAAGGCACGTTGTATCTGTATTTCAAAAATCGTGAGGATATTTATCACGGCATTTATTTGCGCGGATTGGATGTTCTGAAAAGCTATTTCGAAGAAGCGTTGCGTCAGGAAGGCGACGGACTTTGTCTCGTTCGGGAAATCGGGAAGGCATACTATCGTTTTTCGCAAACGCACTCCAATTATTTTCATGCGATGAACGAAATGGATCCCGGAAAAATTGAGCACACGGATGTGGAATCGAACGGATTTAAATGCCATTTGCTCGCCGAAGATGTGAAAAAGCTGGTCGCCAAAGCCGTTGAAATCGGAATCGAGGATGGCAGTATCCGCGCCGAAGTTAACCCAAAATTAATGGCGTATGTGCTTTGGGGACAAACCAGCGGCGTAATTAAATTGATTAACAATTTGGGCGAGCACATGCGCACGCTCCATCACATCGAGCCAGAGTTGATGATTAATGTTTTGTTTGACCAGATTTATCATGGATTGCGAACGGACAAATAA